The following proteins are co-located in the Streptococcus downei MFe28 genome:
- a CDS encoding lactonase family protein yields the protein MEEIYFGTYTKRQSQGIYKADFDNETGQLSNLELLAEQENPTYLTFSPDDCLYSIASHQDQGGVASYSAGFQPLNTVLEDGAAPCHLGWDDKRDLVFSANYHTGQALVYKRQADGSLDLVNRIVHQGSGPHANQGHARVHFADISPDHYLLTCDLGTDELTSYALNETGLVQPIDNYKFPAGSGPRHLTFHPIFKHAFVVCELDSSVHNLIYQGCGNFEAYQVIPTLLDDYQGFNAPAAIKVTSDGWFVYVSNRGHNSIACYRFILDGYIHLIDVVPTHGETPRDICLSADENYLLVAHQDSDNVTVFRRNLDTGRLSEVSHDFQVPEAVCLVNRPLP from the coding sequence ATGGAAGAAATCTATTTTGGGACTTATACCAAACGCCAATCCCAAGGAATCTACAAGGCTGATTTTGATAATGAAACAGGGCAACTGTCCAACCTAGAATTACTGGCTGAGCAGGAAAATCCCACTTACCTAACCTTTAGCCCCGATGATTGCCTCTATAGTATTGCTAGTCATCAAGACCAGGGAGGAGTTGCCAGCTATTCGGCTGGTTTTCAGCCTCTTAATACCGTATTAGAAGATGGTGCTGCTCCCTGCCACCTGGGTTGGGATGACAAGCGAGACTTGGTCTTTTCAGCCAATTACCACACAGGCCAAGCCCTGGTTTACAAACGCCAAGCTGATGGTAGCCTAGACCTGGTTAATCGGATTGTCCATCAGGGGTCTGGCCCCCATGCCAATCAAGGCCATGCTCGGGTTCATTTTGCTGATATCAGTCCTGACCACTACCTCCTGACCTGCGACTTGGGGACAGATGAATTGACCAGCTACGCCCTGAATGAGACAGGCCTGGTACAACCCATCGACAACTACAAATTTCCGGCTGGCAGTGGCCCTCGTCACCTGACCTTCCATCCTATTTTTAAGCATGCTTTTGTGGTCTGCGAATTAGATTCATCCGTTCATAATTTAATTTATCAGGGCTGTGGTAATTTTGAGGCCTATCAAGTCATCCCAACACTCCTTGATGATTACCAGGGCTTCAATGCTCCTGCTGCCATCAAGGTGACCAGTGATGGTTGGTTCGTCTATGTCTCCAACCGAGGTCATAATTCTATCGCCTGCTACCGTTTTATTTTAGATGGCTACATTCATTTGATTGATGTCGTTCCCACTCATGGAGAAACACCACGAGACATCTGCCTGAGCGCTGATGAAAATTATCTTCTGGTGGCCCATCAGGATTCGGACAATGTGACGGTTTTTCGCAGAAATTTGGATACTGGTCGCTTGAGCGAAGTTAGTCATGATTTTCAAGTTCCCGAAGCGGTCTGCTTAGTCAATCGCCCTCTTCCCTAA
- a CDS encoding NAD(P)/FAD-dependent oxidoreductase, giving the protein MKVAVVGAGIVGATAAYYLSKENDYQVTVFDYGQGQATKAAAGIISPWFSKRRNKAWYKMARLGTDFYQELIADLQADGWDTSFYKQTGVYLLKRDQSKLAELKALANSRREESPLIGQLEILNQAQVAQRFPHLQGFDQLLYASGGAQVEGANLTRTLLQASGCQVIKDKVGLQVMADGTYQIEGQTFDKVLLATGAWLPEILQPLGYQVDIRPQKGQLRDYFFEDLPTVDLPVVMPEGELDIIPFKAGQISVGASHENDQGYDLTPDPQVLQELENQAQAFLPILAQAKTYQERVGTRAYTSDFAPFYGQVPELKNVYAASGLGSSGLTTGPLIAKELVHLLVGKKGQLDYQDYPIERYIKSIKSKD; this is encoded by the coding sequence ATGAAAGTTGCTGTAGTAGGGGCAGGTATTGTTGGCGCAACAGCTGCCTATTACCTTTCAAAAGAAAATGATTATCAAGTGACGGTCTTTGATTACGGCCAAGGACAGGCCACCAAGGCAGCAGCAGGAATAATCAGTCCCTGGTTTTCCAAGCGACGCAATAAGGCTTGGTATAAAATGGCCCGTCTGGGTACGGATTTCTATCAAGAGCTGATAGCCGACTTACAGGCCGATGGCTGGGATACTAGTTTCTATAAGCAGACTGGCGTCTATCTCCTAAAGCGGGACCAAAGTAAGCTGGCTGAACTGAAAGCCCTAGCTAACAGTCGGCGAGAGGAGTCGCCCCTGATTGGTCAACTGGAGATTTTAAATCAAGCTCAGGTAGCTCAGCGGTTTCCGCATTTACAGGGCTTTGACCAGCTTCTCTATGCTTCTGGTGGTGCCCAAGTGGAAGGGGCTAATCTGACTAGGACCCTTTTGCAGGCCTCTGGTTGTCAGGTAATCAAGGACAAGGTTGGCCTCCAAGTCATGGCGGATGGCACCTATCAGATTGAGGGGCAGACCTTTGATAAGGTCTTACTGGCGACAGGAGCCTGGCTACCAGAAATTCTCCAGCCACTAGGCTACCAAGTGGATATCCGCCCTCAGAAGGGCCAGTTGCGAGATTACTTCTTTGAGGACTTACCGACCGTTGACCTACCCGTCGTCATGCCAGAAGGTGAACTGGACATCATTCCTTTTAAAGCAGGACAAATTTCAGTTGGAGCCAGCCACGAAAATGATCAAGGGTATGATTTGACACCAGACCCCCAAGTCTTGCAGGAATTAGAAAATCAGGCTCAGGCCTTTCTGCCTATATTGGCTCAAGCTAAAACCTATCAGGAGCGAGTGGGCACTCGGGCCTACACCAGTGACTTTGCTCCCTTTTACGGTCAAGTCCCTGAGCTAAAGAACGTCTATGCTGCCTCAGGTCTAGGCTCGTCAGGCTTAACAACAGGTCCTCTAATCGCCAAAGAATTAGTGCATCTTCTAGTCGGCAAAAAAGGCCAATTGGATTACCAGGATTATCCGATTGAACGTTATATAAAGTCAATCAAGTCAAAGGATTAA
- a CDS encoding ZIP family metal transporter — protein sequence MNWILSQNVVLLAFLAGLFTWGCTILGAAIVFFFKTISRRLLDTMMGFAAGVMIAASFWSLLEPSITYAKADYGGWSWIPAAVGFLVGGLALRLIDALVPHLHLDKEDVSQAEGLQPPKKLSKTALLFLAITIHNFPEGLAVGVTFGALAGCLPSQSALLGALGLAIGIGLQNVPEGAALSIPIRTDGKSRLRAFYLGSMSAIVEPIGAVLGAGLVMLMMPILPYALSFAAGAMIFVVVEELIPESQTNGNTDIATLGLMLGFVIMMVMDVALG from the coding sequence ATGAATTGGATTTTATCGCAAAATGTTGTCCTCCTAGCCTTCCTAGCTGGGCTTTTCACCTGGGGCTGTACCATTCTTGGGGCAGCTATCGTTTTCTTCTTTAAGACTATAAGTCGCAGGCTTCTGGATACCATGATGGGTTTTGCGGCAGGGGTCATGATTGCTGCCTCCTTTTGGTCCCTCTTGGAGCCCTCCATCACTTATGCCAAGGCAGATTATGGAGGCTGGTCTTGGATTCCTGCAGCGGTCGGATTTTTGGTGGGCGGTCTTGCCCTTCGTCTGATTGATGCCCTGGTCCCCCACCTGCATTTGGATAAGGAGGATGTCAGTCAGGCTGAGGGCCTGCAGCCCCCTAAGAAGCTCTCCAAAACGGCCTTGCTCTTTCTAGCCATTACCATCCACAATTTCCCTGAAGGCCTGGCGGTCGGCGTAACCTTCGGTGCCCTAGCTGGTTGTCTTCCCAGCCAATCAGCTCTTCTAGGAGCTCTTGGCTTGGCCATCGGGATTGGTTTACAAAATGTCCCCGAGGGGGCAGCCTTGTCCATTCCTATTCGGACAGATGGTAAGTCACGATTGCGAGCCTTTTATCTGGGCTCTATGTCAGCCATTGTTGAACCCATCGGAGCCGTCTTAGGGGCAGGACTGGTTATGCTCATGATGCCCATTCTTCCCTACGCCCTCTCCTTTGCGGCTGGTGCTATGATTTTTGTTGTCGTGGAAGAACTAATTCCCGAGTCCCAGACCAATGGCAATACCGATATTGCTACTCTGGGGTTGATGCTGGGCTTTGTCATTATGATGGTCATGGATGTGGCCCTTGGTTAG
- a CDS encoding Nif3-like dinuclear metal center hexameric protein, translated as MKAREFIDKYESYCPQELSMEGDISGLQVGSLDKVIKKVMVTLDVRENMVAEAIKNGVDLIITKHALIFRPLKDLTSSPRTDILLELVKHDIAVYVSHTNIDIVPDGLNDWFCDLLAIEDREILTPTTDGYGIGRVGNIRPQSLEDLALNVKSVFGLDSIRLVRYDGANPTISRVAICGGSGQSFYQDALAKGAQVYITGDIYYHTAQDMLTDGLLALDPGHYIEVLFIEKLVEKMTAWKLEAGWDVEIIPSQASTNPFSHR; from the coding sequence ATGAAGGCTAGAGAATTTATTGACAAATATGAAAGTTATTGTCCCCAGGAGCTCTCCATGGAGGGAGATATTTCTGGACTTCAAGTTGGCAGTCTAGACAAGGTCATTAAGAAGGTCATGGTGACCCTGGATGTTCGGGAAAATATGGTAGCAGAGGCTATAAAAAATGGAGTGGATCTCATCATCACCAAGCACGCTCTAATTTTTCGTCCCCTCAAGGATTTGACCAGTAGTCCACGAACAGATATTCTTTTGGAGCTAGTCAAACATGATATTGCTGTCTATGTCAGCCATACTAATATTGACATTGTCCCTGATGGCCTCAATGACTGGTTCTGTGACCTTTTGGCCATTGAAGATAGAGAAATTTTGACGCCAACAACCGATGGCTATGGCATTGGCCGAGTGGGAAATATTAGACCCCAAAGTTTGGAAGATTTAGCGTTGAACGTTAAGTCGGTTTTTGGTCTAGACAGCATCAGGCTGGTGCGTTACGATGGAGCTAATCCAACCATTAGTCGGGTTGCTATCTGCGGTGGTAGTGGTCAAAGTTTCTACCAGGATGCCCTAGCTAAAGGGGCTCAGGTCTATATCACGGGAGATATATATTACCACACAGCTCAGGATATGCTGACAGATGGCCTTCTGGCCCTTGACCCCGGTCACTATATCGAAGTCCTTTTTATTGAAAAACTCGTGGAGAAGATGACTGCCTGGAAGTTAGAAGCAGGCTGGGATGTAGAAATTATCCCTAGTCAGGCTTCCACCAATCCTTTTAGTCATCGCTAG
- a CDS encoding tRNA (adenine(22)-N(1))-methyltransferase, giving the protein METNISQRLLDVADFIPQGVKLLDVGSDHGYLPIYLLQAGLISSAIAGEVVQGPYQSALANVAEAGLDKQIQVRLADGLEALEPSDGVTTLAICGMGGRLIADILAAGEDKLSGLERLVLQPNNREDDVRAWLSDHGFRIKAEKVMSEKGKFYEIIVAQPGQEILNDFQQRFGPRHLEVKSPGFMAKWQRELGKLEGALSKIPQDNQGDRQALEQRIQAIKEAIKDEG; this is encoded by the coding sequence ATGGAAACAAATATTTCACAACGTCTCTTGGATGTGGCGGACTTTATCCCCCAGGGGGTCAAACTCTTAGATGTCGGTAGCGACCATGGCTACCTGCCAATTTATCTTTTACAGGCAGGGTTGATTAGCTCGGCCATTGCTGGTGAAGTGGTTCAAGGTCCCTATCAGTCTGCCCTTGCTAATGTGGCAGAAGCTGGTCTGGATAAGCAGATTCAGGTTCGTCTGGCTGATGGTTTAGAGGCCTTGGAGCCTAGTGATGGGGTGACCACCCTTGCCATCTGTGGGATGGGAGGACGACTGATTGCCGATATTTTGGCAGCAGGTGAAGACAAATTATCAGGTCTGGAGCGCTTGGTGCTCCAACCCAATAATCGTGAGGATGATGTTCGAGCTTGGCTATCTGACCACGGCTTTAGAATTAAGGCCGAAAAGGTCATGAGCGAAAAAGGAAAATTCTATGAAATCATTGTCGCCCAGCCTGGACAGGAAATTCTCAATGATTTTCAGCAACGCTTTGGTCCCCGCCACCTAGAAGTGAAATCTCCTGGTTTCATGGCCAAATGGCAAAGGGAACTGGGAAAATTAGAAGGAGCTCTGAGCAAGATTCCCCAAGATAACCAGGGGGACCGGCAGGCTCTAGAGCAAAGAATTCAAGCTATCAAGGAGGCTATCAAGGATGAAGGCTAG
- a CDS encoding DnaD domain-containing protein yields MTFLDNYQKGNLVLPASLLFHFKEIFATADDYLVWQFFYLQNTTKVDEMPSSRVADALGKTVAEVNQAISNLTNQELLVMKTIELDGETDIIFDASPVLQHLDDLLGHGNQGSQAPTAPLDNANDLQSLINDFEKSGWMLTPFELEDLQKYVREDDVSPDLIREALKESIFNSKRNWKYLTAILRRWTRDGITTVRQIEERRQERDQANPSKVQVSDDFLNAMNLWNERE; encoded by the coding sequence ATGACTTTTTTAGACAATTATCAAAAGGGCAACTTGGTTTTGCCAGCTAGCCTACTCTTTCATTTTAAGGAAATCTTTGCGACCGCTGATGACTATCTGGTCTGGCAATTTTTCTACCTACAAAATACAACTAAAGTAGATGAAATGCCCTCCAGCCGAGTGGCTGATGCCTTAGGAAAGACCGTGGCAGAGGTCAACCAAGCCATTTCTAACCTGACCAATCAGGAGCTTCTAGTCATGAAGACCATTGAATTGGACGGAGAGACGGATATTATCTTTGATGCCAGTCCGGTGCTCCAGCATTTGGATGACCTGCTGGGACATGGAAATCAAGGGAGCCAAGCTCCGACGGCTCCGCTGGATAATGCCAATGATTTGCAAAGCCTCATCAATGATTTTGAAAAATCGGGCTGGATGCTAACACCGTTTGAATTGGAGGACTTGCAAAAGTATGTCCGAGAAGATGATGTTAGCCCTGATTTGATTCGTGAGGCCCTTAAGGAAAGTATTTTCAACAGCAAGCGCAACTGGAAATACTTGACGGCCATTCTGAGGCGGTGGACCAGGGATGGTATCACTACCGTTCGGCAGATTGAAGAACGCCGCCAAGAGCGCGATCAAGCCAACCCCAGTAAGGTTCAAGTTTCAGATGATTTTCTTAATGCCATGAACCTCTGGAATGAGCGAGAATAA